A window of Shewanella mesophila contains these coding sequences:
- a CDS encoding adenylosuccinate synthase translates to MGKNVVVLGTQWGDEGKGKIVDLLTEQAKYVVRYQGGHNAGHTLVIDGDKTVLHLIPSGILRDNVKCIIGNGVVLAPDALMTEINMLKERGVPVEERLLISEACPLILPFHCALDIAREKARGNNAIGTTGRGIGPAYEDKVSRRGLRVGDLFDAELFAAKLKEVMAYHNFMLTEYYKCEAVDYEETLKDALAIADYLKSMCTDVSELLDQARKAGEPILFEGAQGTLLDIDHGTYPYVTSSNTTAGGVATGSGFGPRHLDYVLGIMKAYTTRVGAGPFPTELKNEIGDYLGTKGHEFGATTGRKRRPGWLDVVAMKRAVQINSVSGFCLTKLDVLDGLEEVKICVGYQYPDGTVATTTPLAAEGYEQVTPVLETMPGWSESTFGATSVDQLPQAALNYIKRLEELLETPVDIISTGPDRNETMILVNPFS, encoded by the coding sequence ATGGGCAAAAACGTCGTAGTTCTCGGCACCCAATGGGGTGACGAAGGAAAGGGTAAGATAGTCGATCTACTTACCGAACAGGCCAAATATGTCGTTCGTTACCAAGGTGGCCACAATGCGGGTCACACACTGGTAATCGATGGTGACAAAACCGTTCTTCATCTTATTCCATCAGGGATTTTACGCGATAATGTAAAATGCATTATCGGTAACGGTGTGGTGCTTGCGCCAGACGCTCTGATGACTGAGATCAACATGCTTAAAGAGCGTGGCGTACCTGTAGAGGAACGTCTACTTATCTCTGAAGCGTGTCCTCTGATCCTTCCATTCCATTGTGCGTTAGATATCGCTCGCGAAAAAGCGCGTGGCAATAATGCTATTGGAACTACGGGTCGTGGTATTGGTCCAGCATACGAGGATAAAGTTTCTCGTCGCGGTTTACGTGTAGGCGATCTGTTTGATGCAGAATTGTTTGCGGCTAAACTAAAAGAAGTCATGGCTTACCATAACTTCATGCTGACTGAATACTACAAGTGCGAAGCAGTTGATTACGAAGAGACATTGAAAGATGCTCTAGCAATTGCTGATTACTTGAAGAGCATGTGTACAGATGTATCTGAGCTGCTTGATCAGGCACGCAAAGCTGGCGAGCCAATTCTATTTGAAGGTGCTCAAGGCACGTTACTAGATATCGACCACGGTACTTATCCATATGTAACCTCTTCTAATACTACCGCAGGTGGTGTTGCAACAGGTTCAGGATTTGGTCCACGTCATCTAGATTACGTTTTGGGTATTATGAAGGCATACACCACTCGTGTTGGTGCAGGTCCTTTCCCAACGGAATTGAAAAACGAAATCGGCGACTACTTAGGTACTAAGGGGCACGAGTTCGGTGCGACTACTGGTCGTAAGCGTCGTCCAGGTTGGTTGGACGTTGTCGCGATGAAGCGCGCAGTTCAAATCAACAGTGTTAGCGGTTTCTGCTTAACTAAACTAGACGTTCTAGACGGACTAGAAGAAGTTAAGATCTGTGTTGGCTATCAATACCCAGATGGTACCGTAGCAACCACCACTCCGCTAGCGGCTGAAGGTTATGAGCAGGTAACACCTGTTCTAGAAACTATGCCTGGTTGGAGTGAATCAACTTTCGGTGCAACTTCTGTTGATCAATTGCCACAAGCGGCATTGAACTACATCAAGCGCCTTGAAGAGTTGCTGGAAACGCCAGTCGATATTATCTCAACGGGTCCCGATAGAAACGAGACCATGATTCTAGTGAATCCGTTCAGTTAA